From Portunus trituberculatus isolate SZX2019 chromosome 50, ASM1759143v1, whole genome shotgun sequence, the proteins below share one genomic window:
- the LOC123499747 gene encoding zinc finger CCCH domain-containing protein 4-like gives MFQFLVQGGAVPLGYMPDVNGSDSLPYLHHRPAGQDYYHYVRDPLPDIIASNTPPESPLRRTRSCHAFFPDTPPPSPPPPPTSLLIPATPRAEEEGPMGAEGGIDEASLLQLPKLSWPLPQRRPRKEGEGGEEEREVESQEEARRRRWRYIGIDLRNVADQFQFRHSKALETKTQSRRRRRRRRERKKRTRRKLENSKEEQ, from the exons ATGTTTCAGTTTCTCGTCCAGGGTGGAGCAGTGCCATTGGGGTACATGCCAGATGTGAATGGAAGTGATTCTCTAccctacctccaccaccgcccCGCAGGCCAGGATTACTACCATTACGTGAGAG ATCCACTTCCTGACATCATAGCAAGCAACACCCCTCCAGAGTCACCCCTACGCCGCACCCGCTCCTGCCATGCCTTCTTCCCGGacacccctcctccttcaccgccaccCCCTCCAACCTCTCTCCTGATCCCTGCAACACCaagggcggaggaggaagggccAATGGGAGCGGAAGGGGGTATAGATGAAGCGTCCTTGCTGCAACTTCCAAAGCTTTCTTGGCCTCTTCCCCAGCGCCGcccgaggaaggaaggggaaggtggggaagaggaaagggaggtggagagtCAGGAGGAGGCGCGGCGGAGACGATGGCGCTACATTGGCATCGACTTGAGGAATGTTGCTGATCAGTTCCAATTCAGGCACTCCAAG GCACTGGAGACGAAGACccaaagtaggaggaggaggaggaggagacgggagaggaagaagaggacgaggaggaagttaGAGAACAGCAAGGAAGAGCAGTAA